The Streptomyces sp. TLI_105 DNA segment CGTGCCCCGCGCACCCCGCTGGAGGAGACCCTGCTCGCGCTCTTCGCCCGCACCCTCGACACCACCGCCGACCTCACCATCGACGACGACTTCTTCCACCACGGCGGCCACTCCCTCCTGGGGGCCCGTCTCACCAACCACATCGCCGGGGCCCTCGACGTCCGGCTCACCATCCGCGACGTCTTCCAGCACCCCACCCCGGCCCGGCTCGCCGAGCACATCGAATCCCTGAAGGCCGCGCCGGCGAGGAAGGCCCGTCCCGCCCTCCGGCGCCGTGCCGAGACCGAGGCGGTCGCGACCGGGACCGCCGCTCAGACCGCCACCGCGACAGAAAGGATCAGCTGATGAACACCTCCCCGACCCCCGCCCCCGAGGACGTCGTCTGGGACCTGCCGGGCGACCTGCCGCACCGCCTGTCGCTGCTCGTGCTCCCGCACGCCGGAGGCAACGCGCACGCGTACAGCGCCTGGCGCGAGCACCTCCCGGCCGACGTGCGGCTGCTCATCGGCCAGTACCCGGGGCGCGGCGCCCGCTTCAGCGAGGACCTGCCCGAGTCCGTCGACGACCTGGCGCTGCCCGTGGTCGACGCGCTCCCCGCGGACACCGGTGCCCTGGTGGTGCTCGGGCACAGCATGGGCTCCCTGGTCGCCTTCGAGGTGACCCGCGCCCTGCAGGCCGTCGGCCGTACCCCGCAGGGCCTGATCGCCTCCGCCTGCCGGGCGCCGGTGCTGCCCAACCAGTGCCCGGTGCACCCGGAGCGGCTGGACGACGACCAGCTGGTCGCGGCCATCAAAGAGCGCGGCGGTACGGACGACGGCATCCTCGACGACGAGGAGCTGCGCGAGATCGTCCTGCCGTCCATCCGCGCGGACTTCGCCATCGACGACGCCTACCGGTGCACCGCCCCGGCCGTACGGCTCGACTGCCCGGTGGCGGTGTTCGGCGGGGACGCCGACCCCATCGTCCCGGTCGACATGCTCGCAGGCTGGTCCCTGGTGGCCGGCCACCAGGTGGCCCCCGAGGTGCTGACCGGCGACCACTTCTACTTCCAGCAGGACCTGCCCGGCTTCTTCGCCCGCCTGAACCCGGTCCTGGAGACCCTGGGCGCCGCAGCACCCAGCAACGCCTGATCCCCCGTCAACTTTCCCGCCCGCTGAGGCATTGCGAGGAGACCACCATGACCACGTACGCCCAGAGCCCGGCCACCGCCGGCATCACCGTCGTCCGGGAGCCCGGCAAGCCGGCCCTCGTCCACACCCCCGCCTTCGACACCATGGCGGAGGCCGCCGCCTGGCTGTCCGCCCAGCTCCCCGCCGTCCAGGCCGAGCTGCACCGCTCCGGCGCGGTCATGCTGCGCGGACTTCCGGTGACGGACACGGAGACGTTCGCCGAGGCGCGGGACGCCCTGATCGCCCAGCGCGCCGGCTACAAGGAGAAGGCCACCCCCCGCAGCGACTTCGGCGAAGGGGTCTTCTCCTCCACCGACCTCCCGGCCGCCCAGGCGATCCGCCTGCACAACGAGAACAGCTACACGCTGGACTTCCCCGGCGTGCTGCTCTTCGGCTGCGTCGTCGCGCCCGAGACCGGCGGCGCGACCACCGTCGGCGACATGCGCAAGGCCCTCGCGATGCTGCCGCAGGACCTGGTCGACCGGTTCGCCGAGGCCGGCTGGCTGCTGGTACGCAACTACTCCGACCTCGCGGGCATGCCGTGGCGCAAGGCGTTCTCGTCGGACGAACCCGCCGGAGCGGAGGAGTACTGCGACGCCCACGCGATCGGCTACGAGTGGCTCGACGAGGACACCCTGCGCACCCGTCAGCGCCGCTCCGCGATCATCACCCACCCGGTGACCGGCGAGCGGTCCTGGTTCAACCACTTCGCGTTCTGGAACGCCCGCAGCCTCGACGAGGACGTCCGCGAGGTCCTCACCGAGACGTTCGGCGAGGACGGTCTGCCCTTCGACACCCGCCTGGGCGACGGCACCGCCCTCACCGACGCCGAGGTGGACGCGATCAACGACGTGTACCAGGCGGTCACCCTGCGGGAGACCTGGCAGGCCGGCGACCTGATGCTCGTCGACAACATCCTCTGCGCGCACGGCCGGGAGTCGTACACCGGAGACCGGAAGATCGTCGTCGCCATGGGGGAGCCGGTGCGGCTGTCCGACTGCTCCCCGACCACCGCCCCCTCCACCACCCTGTACGGAAGGTGAGCCCCTCCATGACCGCCGTCCTCCCCGAGCGTTCCGCCACCGTCCCCGTCTTCCCGGCCGTCACGGACACCTGCGCCTGCGGCACCTGCGCCGCCGCCGGTACCGGCGCGGCCGACCTCCTCGCCCGGCTCGCCACCGCCCCCGGCGGACGCACCGCCGTCGTCGCCGGCGACGACCGCCTCACCTTCGACGAGCTGCGCGCCGAGGCCGCCGTGATCGCCGCCCGGCTCGCCGCCCTCGGCATCGGCCCCGAGAGCGTCGTGGCGCTCTGCCTGCCCCGGGGCGCCGCCCTGGTGACCGCGATCATCGGCACGCTCACCGCCGGAGCCGCCTACCTGCCGGTCGACCCGGCGCTGCCCGCCGACCGCCGCCGCTACCTCGTCGAGGACTCCGGCGCCGATCTGGTCGTCGTGGACGGCACGGACGGCTCCCCGGCTCCCGGCGCCCGCGCCGTGACGGTCGCCGAGCTCACGGCGACCCCGAGCGGCGGCCCGGCCCCCTCCCCGTACGCGCCGGTCCCCGTCACCGCGGACACCCTGGCCTACGTCATCTACACCTCCGGCTCCACCGGCCGCCCGAAGGGCGTGGAGATCGGCCGAGGCGCCGCCTCCCTGCTGCTGAGGGAGCTGGAGGCGGCGGGCGCCGCCACCGGCGAGGGGGGCAGGGTCGGCTGGAACGCCTCGCCGTCGTTCGACGCCTCCGTGCAGCAGTGGACGCGGCTCTGCCGGGGCGACACCCTCGTCATGATCGACGAGGAGACCCGCCGCGACCCGTCCCTACTCGCCGCCTTCGTCGACGAGCAGGCCCTCACCGACCTGGACATCACCCCCTCGCACGCCGACCCCCTCCTCGACCTGCTCACCGAGGACGGCGGCCCGCGCCCGCTGACCCTCCTCGTCGGCGGCGAGGCGATCAGCCCGGCGCTGTGGGACAGGCTCGTCGCCGCCCACCGCTCCGGACTGCTGCGCGCGCTCAACGTGTACGGGCCGACCGAGTGCACCGTGGACTCCACCGCAGGCTGGATCGACGGGCCGGGGGAGCCGCACATCGGCGCCGTCCTGCCGGGGCTCCGGATGCGCCTGCTCGACGAGAAGCTCGTCCCGGTCGAGCCGGGGGAGTCCGGCGAGCTGTACCTCGCGGGCCCGCGCGTGGGCCGTGGCTACCGGCACCGGCCCGGACTGACGGCGGAGCGGTTCGTCGCCGACATCTCCGAAGACGCCTCCGGCGGACGGATGTACCGCACCGGCGACCGCTGCCGGCTGCTGCCCGACGGCCGGCTCGTCTACCTCGGCCGCGCCGACGGCCAGGTCAAGCTGCGCGGCCACCGCATCGAACTCCCGGAGATCGAAGCCGCCCTCACCCGGGTCGACGGTGTGGCCGAGGCGGCCGTGATCCTCGGCGAGGACGCCGGCGGCACCGCCTGCCTGATCGCCTACCACCGCGGCGGCGACGCCACCGCCCTGCGGGCCGCGCTGGCGGGCAGCCTGCCCGCGTACATGGTGCCGAGCGCGTACGTCACGGTGGACCGGTTCGCCACCACTCCCAGCGGCAAGCTCGACCGGTCCGCCCTGGCCGCCCGCCTCGAAGCCCCGGCGGAGACGGAGTCCGAGGCGGCCGGCACCGAGGGCGGCGAGGGTCTGAACGGCCGCGCGGAGGAGCTGATCGCCCGCGTGTGGACGCAGGTCCTCGGCGCGGCCTCGATCGGCCCGGACGACAACTTCTTCAAGCTCGGCGGCCACTCCCTGCTCGCCATCAAGCTGGTCTCCCGCGTGCGGATCGAGCTGTCCGTGGCGCTCCCGGTCAAGGCCGTCTACACCCACCCGCGGCTGCGTGACCTCGCCGCCCACATCGAGGAGCTGCTGGCCGCACAGGATGCCTGACCGCGGTCCGTCCCCGCACCGCCGTCCCCGTCGGCACCGCGGTCCGTCCCGCCCCCGCCGTCCCTGTCGCCGGTCCACCCGCCCGCCCCCGCCACTCACGAGGAGCAGCAACCGTGATCCCCCTGTCCTACGCCCAGCGACGCCTGTGGTTCCTGAACCGGCTGGAGGGTTCCTCCTCGGCCTACAACGCGCCGGTGGTGCTCCGGCTGGGATCGATGCCCGACCCGGCCGCGCTCCGGGCGGCCGTACGGGACGTGGTGGAGCGTCACGAGGTGCTCCGGACCGTGTACCCGGCCCTGGACGAGGAGCCGTACCAGAAGATCCTCGACGACGCCGACGTGCGCTTCGACGTGGAGGAGTGCGGTGCGGGCGAGGACGTGACGGCCCGGACGACGGCGTTCGCCCGGCTCCCCGTGGACGTGACGCACGAACTGCCGCTCCGGGCAAGGCTGTTCAAAGTCGACGACGGGACGGCCGTCCTGGTGCTCCTCGTGCACCACATCGCCACGGACGGCTGGTCGGTGGGCTGCCTGCTCGCCGACCTCGACGCCGCCTACCGCGCCCGCGTCGAGGGCCGCGCCCCCGACTGGGAGCCGCTGCCCGTCCAGTACGCGGACTACGCCCTGTGGCAGCGGGACATGCTCGGCGACCCCGAGGACCCCGACAGCACCGCGCACGAGCAGCTCGCCCACTGGCGCAAGGCCCTGGACGGCATACCGGCCGAGACGCGGCTGCCCGCCGACCGGCCCCGGCCCACGGAGCCCGGCCACCGGGGAGCGGTGGTCTCGGCGGAGCTGGACGCCGGCGCCCACCGGTCCCTCGCCTCCCTCGCGCGCTCCCGGCGGGGCACGTTCTTCCTGGTGGCCCGGGCCGCTCTGGCCCTCGCCCTGCGGGCGGCGGGCGCGGGCGAGGACGTGGTCGTCGGCACACCGGTGGCGGGCCGGCCCGAGGAGGACCTGCACGACCTCGTCGGGTTCTTCGTGAACACCCTGGCCCTGCGCACGGACCTCTCGGGAGACCCCGCCCTCGGCGCGCTCGTGGACCGCGTCCGCGAGACGGACCTGATCGCGTTCGCGCACGAGGACCTGCCCTTCGACCTCCTCGTCGAGGACCTCAACCCCGAACGCTCCCTCGGCCGCCACCCGTTCTTCCAGGTCATGCTGAGCGCGCAGGTCCGGCAGGGGGACGAGACCGTCCGGCTCGGGACCGTCCCCGCCGTCCTCGACGACGCGGACCTGGCCACCGCCAAGTTCGACCTGAGCTTCCACTGCCAGGAGACGCTCGACAGCCGGGGCGAGCCGGGCGGGGTGCTCCTCGGACTGCAGTACGCGACGGACCTGTACGACGAGGACACCGCGCGGCTCCTGCTCGCGCTGTTCCGGCGCGCGCTGACGGCCTTCGCCGAAGAGCGGGACAGCACCCCCCTCAGCCGGGTCGAGCTCCTCTCGGACGGCGAGCAGGACGCCCTCGACCGCCGCCATCTGGCTCTCGCCGAAGCGGCACGGACCCGCACCACCACCCGGCAGGAGAGGGCCGGGTCCCGTTCCGTGACGGACCCCCGCGAGGAGATCCTGAACGGCCTGTTCGCCGAGATCCTGGACCGCGACGACGTACGCCCCGGTGACAACTTCTTCAAGCTCGGCGGGCACTCCCTGCTCGCCGGCAAGCTCACCAACCGCATCCGCGGAGCCCTCGGGCTGCAGGCCGCGATCCGTGACGTCTTCCTCGCCCCGACCCCCCGACAGCTCCTCCGCCGCCTCGGCGCGCGCGGAGACGGGCCCCGCCGTCCGGCCCTGCGGCCGGTGTCGGACGGACGGCGCCCCGACCCGGTCCCCCTGTCGTACGCCCAGCGCCGGCTGTGGTTCCTGGGCCGGCTGGAGGGCCCCTCCTCGGCGTACAACGCGCCCATGGTGCTCACCCTGGACGCCCACCCCGAGACGACCGTCCTGGAGGCGGCCGTACGGGATGTGACGCGCCGTCACGAGGTGCTGCGGACGATCTACCCGGTACGGGACGGAGAGCCGTACCAGCTGATCCTGGACGCTCCGGAAGTGCGGGTCGAGGTCGAGGAGTGCGCCACGCCGGAGGACGCGCAGGCGCGGGCGACCGACTTCGCCGGGATCCCCCTGGACGTGACGCGCGAACTGCCCATCCGGGCAAAGCTGTTCGCGGTCGCGGACGGTACGGCGGTCCTCGTCCTCTCGGTCCACCACATCGCGACGGACGGCTGGTCCGTGGGCGCCCTGCTCGCCGACCTGGACACCGCCTACCGCGCCCGCGTCGAGGGCCGGGCGCCGGAGTGGGAGCCGCTGCCCGTCCAGTACACCGACTACACCCTCTGGCAGCGCGAGCTCCTCGACGGCGAACACGGCCTCCGAGACGGTCAGTCGGCGTACTGGCGCAAAGCCCTGGACGGGGTCCCGGCCGAGACGCGGCTGCCCGCCGACCGGTCCCGGCCCACCGAGCCCAGCCACCGGGGCGCGGTCGTGACGGCAGAGCTGGACGCCCTCGCCCACAAGGCGCTCGCCGGTGTCGCCCGCGGCCGCCGGGTCACGTTCTTCATGGTCGTCCGGGCCGCTCTGGCCCTCGCCCTGCGGGCGGCGGGCGCGGGCGAGGACGTGGTCGTCGGCACGGCGGTGGCCGGCCGGCCCGAGCAGGACCTGCACGACCTCGTCGGGTTCTTCGTGAACACCCTGGCCCTGCGCACAGACCTGTCCGGGGACCCCACCCTCGCCGAACTCGTACGGCGCGTCCGGGACGGGGACCTGGCGGCCTTCGCCCACGACGACCTGCCCTTCGACCTCCTGGTCGAGGACCTCAATCCCGAACGGTCCCTCGGCAGGCACCCCTTCTTCCAGGTGATGGTCAGCGCGCAGACCACGCGGGACACGACCGTCCGCCTCGGCGGCATCACCGGCGTGACGGACGGCGCCGACCTCGCCGGAGCCAAGTTCGACCTCGCCTTCCACTGCGCCGAGACGCACGACACCGGCGGCGAGCCCGGGGGAGTGCTCCTCGGACTGCAGTACGCGACGGACCTGTACGACGAGGACACCGCGCGGCTTCTGCTCTCCCTGTTCCGCCGCGCCCTGACGGCCTTCGCCGAGCGGGCCGGCGACACACCGCTGAGCGGGATCGACCTGCTCACCGATGAGGAACGCCGGGGGCTCGACCGGCGGCACGAGTCGCTGGCGCTCGCCCACGCCGAGCGGACGCGTGCCACCTCCGGGGACGGCCGGGGGACGGGGACGCGTGCCGTGACGGACCCCCGCGAGGAGATCCTCCGCGGCCTCTTCGCCGAAGTCCTCGACCGGGACGAGGTGCTGCCCGACGACAACTTCTTCAAGCTCGGCGGGCACTCCCTGCTCGCCGGCAAGCTCACCAACCGCATCCGCGGAGCCCTCGGGCTGCAGGCCGCGATCCGTGACGTCTTCCTCGCCCCCACGCCCCGGCAGCTGCTCCGCCGCCTCGCCGAGCGGGGCGACGGCCCCGCCCGCCCCCCGCTGCGGGCCGTCCCCGACGCGCTGCGCCCCGCGCGCGTCCCCCTGTCCGCCGCCCAGCTCCGGCTCTGGTTCCTCAACCGGCTGGAAGGCCCCAGCGCCACCTACGACATCCCCGTGGTGACCCGGCTGCACCGCCCCGTCGAGCCGGCCGTCCTGGCCGCCGCCCTGGCGGACGTCGCCGACCGGCACGAGGTGCTGCGCACCGTGTACCGGACGGCGGACGGCGAGCCGTACCAGCAGGTGCTGGCCGGTGTGACACCCGTGCTCGACGAGGTCGCGGCCGCCGGGCCGGACGAACTCCGCGCGGCCGTCGACGCGGCCGCCGGGCACGTCTTCGACCTGGCCGCCGAGATCCCCTTCCGGGCCTCGCTGGTGACGGACGGCGACGGCGGCCAGATCATGGTGCTCCTCGTCCACCACATCGCCGGCGACGGCTGGTCGACGGGCTGCCTGCTCGGCGACCTGGACCGCGCCTACCGTGCCCGCGCCGAGGGCCGGGCGCCGGAGTGGGAGCCGCTGCCCGTCCAGTACACCGACTACACCCTCTGGCAGCACGACCTCCTCGACGGCGAACACGGCGTCGCCGGCGAACAACTCGCCCACTGGCGCGAGGCCCTCGACGGGCTGCCGCCGCTCCTCGCCCTGCCCACCGACCGGTCGCGTCCCGCCGAGAGCGACGGAGCCGGCGCCCTCACCGCCTTCGAGGTCGACGCCGCCACCCACCGGGCCCTGCTGCGCGTCGCCAGGAGCAGCGGCGCCACCCTCTTCATGGTGGTGCAGGCCGCCCTCGCCGCCCTCCTCACCCGGCACGGCGCCGGCACCGACCTCGCGATCGGCACCACCGTCGCGGGGCG contains these protein-coding regions:
- a CDS encoding thioesterase II family protein, producing MNTSPTPAPEDVVWDLPGDLPHRLSLLVLPHAGGNAHAYSAWREHLPADVRLLIGQYPGRGARFSEDLPESVDDLALPVVDALPADTGALVVLGHSMGSLVAFEVTRALQAVGRTPQGLIASACRAPVLPNQCPVHPERLDDDQLVAAIKERGGTDDGILDDEELREIVLPSIRADFAIDDAYRCTAPAVRLDCPVAVFGGDADPIVPVDMLAGWSLVAGHQVAPEVLTGDHFYFQQDLPGFFARLNPVLETLGAAAPSNA
- a CDS encoding TauD/TfdA family dioxygenase; translated protein: MTTYAQSPATAGITVVREPGKPALVHTPAFDTMAEAAAWLSAQLPAVQAELHRSGAVMLRGLPVTDTETFAEARDALIAQRAGYKEKATPRSDFGEGVFSSTDLPAAQAIRLHNENSYTLDFPGVLLFGCVVAPETGGATTVGDMRKALAMLPQDLVDRFAEAGWLLVRNYSDLAGMPWRKAFSSDEPAGAEEYCDAHAIGYEWLDEDTLRTRQRRSAIITHPVTGERSWFNHFAFWNARSLDEDVREVLTETFGEDGLPFDTRLGDGTALTDAEVDAINDVYQAVTLRETWQAGDLMLVDNILCAHGRESYTGDRKIVVAMGEPVRLSDCSPTTAPSTTLYGR
- a CDS encoding non-ribosomal peptide synthetase: MTAVLPERSATVPVFPAVTDTCACGTCAAAGTGAADLLARLATAPGGRTAVVAGDDRLTFDELRAEAAVIAARLAALGIGPESVVALCLPRGAALVTAIIGTLTAGAAYLPVDPALPADRRRYLVEDSGADLVVVDGTDGSPAPGARAVTVAELTATPSGGPAPSPYAPVPVTADTLAYVIYTSGSTGRPKGVEIGRGAASLLLRELEAAGAATGEGGRVGWNASPSFDASVQQWTRLCRGDTLVMIDEETRRDPSLLAAFVDEQALTDLDITPSHADPLLDLLTEDGGPRPLTLLVGGEAISPALWDRLVAAHRSGLLRALNVYGPTECTVDSTAGWIDGPGEPHIGAVLPGLRMRLLDEKLVPVEPGESGELYLAGPRVGRGYRHRPGLTAERFVADISEDASGGRMYRTGDRCRLLPDGRLVYLGRADGQVKLRGHRIELPEIEAALTRVDGVAEAAVILGEDAGGTACLIAYHRGGDATALRAALAGSLPAYMVPSAYVTVDRFATTPSGKLDRSALAARLEAPAETESEAAGTEGGEGLNGRAEELIARVWTQVLGAASIGPDDNFFKLGGHSLLAIKLVSRVRIELSVALPVKAVYTHPRLRDLAAHIEELLAAQDA
- a CDS encoding condensation domain-containing protein; protein product: MIPLSYAQRRLWFLNRLEGSSSAYNAPVVLRLGSMPDPAALRAAVRDVVERHEVLRTVYPALDEEPYQKILDDADVRFDVEECGAGEDVTARTTAFARLPVDVTHELPLRARLFKVDDGTAVLVLLVHHIATDGWSVGCLLADLDAAYRARVEGRAPDWEPLPVQYADYALWQRDMLGDPEDPDSTAHEQLAHWRKALDGIPAETRLPADRPRPTEPGHRGAVVSAELDAGAHRSLASLARSRRGTFFLVARAALALALRAAGAGEDVVVGTPVAGRPEEDLHDLVGFFVNTLALRTDLSGDPALGALVDRVRETDLIAFAHEDLPFDLLVEDLNPERSLGRHPFFQVMLSAQVRQGDETVRLGTVPAVLDDADLATAKFDLSFHCQETLDSRGEPGGVLLGLQYATDLYDEDTARLLLALFRRALTAFAEERDSTPLSRVELLSDGEQDALDRRHLALAEAARTRTTTRQERAGSRSVTDPREEILNGLFAEILDRDDVRPGDNFFKLGGHSLLAGKLTNRIRGALGLQAAIRDVFLAPTPRQLLRRLGARGDGPRRPALRPVSDGRRPDPVPLSYAQRRLWFLGRLEGPSSAYNAPMVLTLDAHPETTVLEAAVRDVTRRHEVLRTIYPVRDGEPYQLILDAPEVRVEVEECATPEDAQARATDFAGIPLDVTRELPIRAKLFAVADGTAVLVLSVHHIATDGWSVGALLADLDTAYRARVEGRAPEWEPLPVQYTDYTLWQRELLDGEHGLRDGQSAYWRKALDGVPAETRLPADRSRPTEPSHRGAVVTAELDALAHKALAGVARGRRVTFFMVVRAALALALRAAGAGEDVVVGTAVAGRPEQDLHDLVGFFVNTLALRTDLSGDPTLAELVRRVRDGDLAAFAHDDLPFDLLVEDLNPERSLGRHPFFQVMVSAQTTRDTTVRLGGITGVTDGADLAGAKFDLAFHCAETHDTGGEPGGVLLGLQYATDLYDEDTARLLLSLFRRALTAFAERAGDTPLSGIDLLTDEERRGLDRRHESLALAHAERTRATSGDGRGTGTRAVTDPREEILRGLFAEVLDRDEVLPDDNFFKLGGHSLLAGKLTNRIRGALGLQAAIRDVFLAPTPRQLLRRLAERGDGPARPPLRAVPDALRPARVPLSAAQLRLWFLNRLEGPSATYDIPVVTRLHRPVEPAVLAAALADVADRHEVLRTVYRTADGEPYQQVLAGVTPVLDEVAAAGPDELRAAVDAAAGHVFDLAAEIPFRASLVTDGDGGQIMVLLVHHIAGDGWSTGCLLGDLDRAYRARAEGRAPEWEPLPVQYTDYTLWQHDLLDGEHGVAGEQLAHWREALDGLPPLLALPTDRSRPAESDGAGALTAFEVDAATHRALLRVARSSGATLFMVVQAALAALLTRHGAGTDLAIGTTVAGRADDALHPLVGFFVNTLVLRTDTSGDPDFTELVRRVRESGLAAYSHQDLPFDRLVEHLSPHRSAAHAPLVQVMLQVHAAATGSGTPSVLDGDPVAFSAAGAKSDLTFALTELVDADGRPAGLRGALEYATALYDADTAALLARRLVETLDALAADPCTALSGAPYGPAAPAGPEVVLDERGRPAPVRVPGEVHERTPGGGLRATGRRAYAEADGSLRPVATLTAGGYPVEPGRVEDVLGGHPHVTGAAVAVRDDRLYAYVTRLPGGADEATLRRWAAERLPEYLAPARVVVVPRLPAPGAHADVLPETPRSAAGPDGREERLLGIFRDVLGGRPLGRDDNFFKSGGHSLLAVRLLNRIRAEFGQDLTLRDVFRNPTAATLADRLTGAAAPTDRPAPAAPAAPALRRRTAAGSRRPD